In Juglans regia cultivar Chandler chromosome 5, Walnut 2.0, whole genome shotgun sequence, the following are encoded in one genomic region:
- the LOC109019676 gene encoding 17.4 kDa class III heat shock protein-like, whose amino-acid sequence MSRVVADSNGFVGDWASAVRRLFNFPKSGEKLMFTSRPPQSIENKGVLSIPADILETPKEYIFYMDVSGLSKSDIQVTVEDKNTLVIRSGGKRKREDGEEGCKYLRLERRVPQKLLRKFRLPKNANVSIITAKCENGVLAVVVEKLPHPNKPKTVEITVS is encoded by the exons ATGAGTCGTGTTGTTGCGGACTCGAATGGGTTTGTTGGGGACTGGGCGTCGGCGGTGAGACGGTTGTTCAATTTCCCGAAGAGCGGTGAGAAATTAATGTTTACTTCGCGGCCACCGCAGTCCATTGAGAACAAGGGCGTGTTGAGCATTCCGGCTGACATTTTAGAGACTCCCAAGGAGTACATTTTCTACATGGACGTGTCTGGCCTGTCCAAGTCTGATATTCAG GTGACGGTCGAAGATAAGAACACCCTTGTGATCCGTAGTGGTGGAAAGAGAAAACGTGAAGATGGCGAGGAAGGTTGCAAGTACCTCAGGCTTGAGAGGAGGGTACCCCAAAAGCTCTTGAGGAAGTTTCGCTTGCCCAAAAATGCGAATGTGTCGATCATCACAGCCAAATGCGAGAATGGGGTTTTGGCTGTGGTGGTTGAGAAGCTTCCTCATCCAAACAAGCCCAAAACCGTGGAAATTACTGTTTCCTAA